The genomic region acatCTACATCTGTTTGTATTATAACTGACCTATATTGAATTCTAATGAGGAAAATGACTTGACCTGGGCCTGACATGTATTAACCTGTACAGATATGAGAATGCAGAAGTGGCTCTGAACTGTGGAATGATGCTGAGAGAGTGCCTGCGTCACGAGCCTTTGGCACGGACAGTGCTCTTCTCTGAAGACTTCTACTGCTTCTTCCATTATGTTGATCTCTCAACCTTTGACATTGCCTCTGACGCTTTTGCCTCATTCAAGGTACACTGGCATATACTTTCTGTTTCCAGCACCTTCATACCTACAGTCCCTGTCTAATATCCTGGTCTCTTCTGTTCCCCTCTCAGGATCTACTCACAAGGCACAAGATTATGTGTGCAGATTTCTTGGAGAAAAATTATGACAGGGTAAGCTCTTTTAGTGTGGAGTTTGATCCTAAATGGAAAGGGTGCCCATGCTGTGCCTAATCTACTTGTAAAATGTCCATCAGGTGTTTACAGAATACGAGAAGCTGCTGCATTCTGAGAACTACGTCACCAAACGTCAGTCTTTGAAGGTAGAAGCTCCACTGCTCTGTCAAATCTAAATCACTGCACTTAGTGTAACTGACTTACTTCAGTTGTTTGTATGACTTTGACTATCTCTTGTaataattacagtaatgtaattACATCCTTTTTTCAGCTCCTTGGGGAACTTCTCCTGGATAGACACAACTTCACTGTCATGACGAAATACATCAGTCGGGCGGAGAACTTGAAGCTGATGATGAACTTGCTAAGAGACAACAGCCGAAATATCCAATTTGAAGCATTCCATGTGTTCAAGGTGTGCACGTAAAACATGTATCATCAGTGCACAACAATTACTGTATAATCTAGTTTTACCGTGAAATGCTACACACCTTTTTTGGAgaaaaatgtggtgtttttaaGAGAAGTTTGTAATCTAATTTAAGCATTAAACTTTTGAAATTGACATAATCTGTCTCTCCTGTTTTGATGAAGGTATTTGTTGCAAACCCCAACAAGACTCAGCCGGTGCTGGACATCCTGCTGAAGAACCAGGCCAAACTCGTTGAGTTCCTGAGCCACTTCCAGACCGACCGATCAGAGGATGAGCAGTTCTGCGACGAGAAGAACTATCTGATTAAGCAGATCCGGGACCTGAAGAGGCCCACAGCACCGGAGGAAGCTTAAGGCGCTGCATCAGGTGGTAGATGTTTTTGGGTGATGGCTGGAGCTGCAGAGGGTTAAGAGAGAGTCGAAAAGACATGcttcattaaaatgtaatattaactacaaaatataggaaaaaaagattacttccttcactttcttttttcttttttttttttttagtgtggaGGTGATTTCCATCCAGCAACCTGAGTGGGCCAAGAACTGTTATTTAAACCATAGTGCTTCTTCTCTAGTGATACTTAATTGCATTCAGTCCATTCTTGTAATGTTGGACCTTAAACTGTTAC from Etheostoma spectabile isolate EspeVRDwgs_2016 chromosome 10, UIUC_Espe_1.0, whole genome shotgun sequence harbors:
- the cab39l1 gene encoding calcium binding protein 39, like 1, whose protein sequence is MPFPFGKSQKSPADIVRSLKENMATMEKMDAGDSKKCEKVAEEVSKNLASLKEVLSGTGDKEPQTEAVAQLAQELYNTNLLIALIANLQRIDFEGKKDVVHLFSNIVRRQIGTRTPTVEYISTQQQILFMLLKGYENAEVALNCGMMLRECLRHEPLARTVLFSEDFYCFFHYVDLSTFDIASDAFASFKDLLTRHKIMCADFLEKNYDRVFTEYEKLLHSENYVTKRQSLKLLGELLLDRHNFTVMTKYISRAENLKLMMNLLRDNSRNIQFEAFHVFKVFVANPNKTQPVLDILLKNQAKLVEFLSHFQTDRSEDEQFCDEKNYLIKQIRDLKRPTAPEEA